The uncultured Cohaesibacter sp. genomic sequence TCAAATGCCCGCCGATCACCAATGAGCACCACTTGTTCCTGTGCTCTTGTTATAGCGGTGTACAGTAGTGTTCGATCGAGGATTTTACTCTCTACCACTGGAATGATTACGCGTTTGAATTGACTGCCTTGGCTTTTGTGGCACGTAATGGCGTATGCATAATCAATGCCTTTGACAGATTCATCCGGAATTTGCTTCACCTCCCCGTCGAACTCCACTTCAAGACTCTCGGCTGCTTTTCTTATGATACCCAGAGTGCCGTTCATCAGACCAAGGTCATAGTCATTTACCGTCCAGATCACCGGCTCTCCTTCCGCGAAATGGAAGCGCTCCAGGCGAGCCGGTGATAAGAGACTATGAAACAGCCGATTAATCGTTTTTGTTCCTGCTGGCCCATTCTTTACTGCGCCCACAATTTGACATTCGTGAATTCCCCCAAGGTCATTCGTAACATCCAGCGCCGTATTGGCAATACTATAGGTATCGCAATCAATGAAGGAGACGCCTTGGCAGCACCCTTTGTATGCCGTCAATTGGGGCACTACGCCTTTGCGAATTGAGGCGCAGATTTGTGGAATGCCTGTAGATGCTGCTTGCCTATGCACTTGGGTCAATTCTACACGAGGGATGCGGTCGGGTTTGCAAAGGGCGTGAAAAACAAGTCCAAAGCCAATGGGCGGAAGTTGAGCTGGATCACCGACTAACACTAAGCGGCAGCCAGGTTCCAATCGTCTTAAGATCCGGTACATTGTTGGAAGATCAATCATTGATGCTTCATCGATAATGATAAGTGGCTCTGTATCGAGTTTAAGCTTTTCCGCATCAATGGATTGAATGAAGCTCATTATGGTCGTCGCGTGTCGTCCTGTGGCTTCGGTCATTCGTTTGGCAGCACGCCCAGCCAAGGCCATTTGGTGGATATGGCCTCCAAGTCTCTCAGAGAGCTCATGGACCGCTTTCAAAACAGTCGTCTTTCCTACTCCTGCCCCTCCGGTTATGATCCCCACAGGAGCTTCTAATGCCAATTGTACAGCTTCCTGTTGGGCAAGGTTGAGCTTTATCCTCTCTCTGCTTTCAAACTTAGAAATCAAACTTGATATGTCTTCACACGATTTTGTGCGAAATGTTGGCTGATCTGTTTCAAATTTGCCGGTCATCGCGTCGCAAATAAAAGACGCGATGAACTTCTCCATGGTTGCGGGGCCCAATCCTTGGAGGCTGTTTTCCTGTTTAACGATCGCACAATCGTTTAGAGCAAGATCAATTGCGTTCTTCGCCACTTTTAAATCGCATCCGAGCAATCGCTGAACGCGTGAGCGAAAATCTGTCGCGTTTGTGGTGGTGTGGTTCAACTGAATGCGTTGGTAGACGACGGCATCGGCTGCAGCGATGAGGCGACGTTCATCACTTAGTGAAATCCCAATGGACTTTGCAACGAGATCGGCCTGTTTCCAGGATGTAAAAGCAAGAAGCCGATATGGATTGTCTTCAATTTTCGAAATGACTTGGTTGCCGTAAATGGCAATCAGTTTACAGGATATTCCAAATGGTAGGCCACGTTGATCCAGATATCGATAGACGTCCGCTTCAATTGAAAGCTTCTTCCAGCCATTAATTAGGACGGTAGCAAGATCGTTGCCAAGAAACGACGAAAAAGCTTGATAGTTTTCCGTTTCCAGAAGGTCATAAATTGCCTCACCGAACTCGTTCCATAGATTTTCCGCGCGAGCTTTGCCTATGCCAGGAAAGTCTTTTGATTTCGAAATCGTTGAGACAATTAGCTTGCCCGATGGCTTTTCTAGCAACGCGGTTTCGATTTGAACCTGATCGCCATATTCTGGATGGTTCTTGATTGTGCCAGATATTGTCCAGAGTTCACCGGCCTCAGGGACACGTGGCAATATGGAGCTTGCCGCGAGAAAACGATATTTTCGGCCCGACATGGTGAGCGCATTGAATACCGCACCGCCGTAAGGTCCTACCCAAAGAACGTTTTCTATGATGACGGTTTGCGTCATGAGATAACGTGCTTTCCTTGTTCCAGCATATCCTCAATGTGTTTGAATCGCTTCAGCTTTGATCGGAGTTCGTAGACCTCCGCAACAAGGGAACTATTGGTTTGTTGCAGTGAAGTTATCTGTCGTTCAAGAGCCGCCACTTCGGGGGATGTTTTGTCCTCCTGAATTTCAACTCCTTTTAGGCCCTTTTTCTTGATCGCCTCTTCGAGAAGCTGCTTGGCTTTCGGATTTTTGTACAGGGTTTGCCGATCAAAGCCACATGCCTCCGCAATTGCTGACATGTTCGCCTTGCCATTTCGTTCAGGGATCGAGTCTACCGTGGAAAGATAGCATTCCAGCTTTGCAACATTTTCAGCCCCCTGCTCGCGTCCTGACTTACTCATGTTTTTACTCTTCGATCTCCACGGAAAACCGTTGGTCGTGAATTTCTCGTGGGCTTCGAGGCTTCCCTGTCAATGCTCGGCAGCGCCTCGTTGAGCTGATTTGCAGTTATGCCTCGGGCACTTGCATTGTATTGCCAACGAACGAATTGCTCGAGTAATGAGTTGTTTTCTTTCTTGAGGCGGTTATTTTCCGCTTCGAGCCGTTCCAAGCGTTCAACGAGTTTCGTTTCAACAATGGACAGATTTTCTTTGGAGCTTTTGCTTCTTCCCCTCAGGTGTTCCTTGCGGATATTGAAAGCTGATTTGATGCGTGGTTGCTTTTCTAGGCTCTGACGCGAGTATCTTCCTGTCGTGGGTTCGATTTTTTCAATCAGAAGATTCCACGTAAGCTTCCCTGTCCAACCATCGATGATTCCAACAATTGCATTGATTTTGCTATCTGTAAGGTGCTGTCTCATAGGGAACCTCACGCCAAAATGCGGAAACTGGAGAGGATATTTGCATCATCGTCGGAAAGACGTTTCCTTTCATTTATGGCGTTGTTGATCGGGCTATATTCATCTGGGTTGGCAAGCTGGATTACTGCACCATTTGGTATTGTCGGATCTTCCATAATTACTAAGAGCTCTTGTAGGCGTTGAGCTGATTTTTCATGTACTTCCAACCACCTGTCTGCTCCGAAGGCCTGGTCTTTAATTGCAGATCGGGCCTTCTCCACCTGCTCCGAAACAATCTCAAATGCGGAGCGTATGCGAGCTGTCTTAGCTTTATCTCCCTTGATGCAAACTTGTTCAGTGCAATTTATGCAATCTCGGTGCTTCTGGCAGGGAAGCATGGTGAAATCGTGGATGCAGAATCCAAATTCTGTTGTGTGGGCGGTTGGGAACTTCATTTGAAGGAAATCTTCTCTCGAGACAGGTAGTTTCTCGAAAGCTTCAGCCAACGGCCCCATCATGTTTGGGGTTCCTATTTCCTTATTAATGATTGCCAGCATCTCATCGGGGGTAACATGATTGTAGACTCGGTTTTGTTTGATGTCTTTTCGACCAGACCAGATCGCAATATCAAGTTCTGATAATCCGCCGCGTTGAGCAATCGTGTTGAGCCAATGACGAAAGCTGTGTGTGTTTATAACAATATCGCTTCCGTCGTTATTTTTAAAACCCAAGCGACTGAATATGGAAGAAGCGCCTTGCAGTGCTCTTCCGCCCAAACCGTCGGAAATATGCTGCTCGTTAATGGGCTCCACGATGCAGGGAATAGTAGTTTTTTTCGAATGAAAGAGATTTCTAGAAGTCACCATCAAGGCGTCGGCAAAGTGTAGATCTGTTTCGACGTCATAAATTGGGAATTTCTTTGGTAATAAACGTAAAACTGCAGATTCCACATCTTTAAATATTACGTGTTTTTCTCCATTTAACTCTGTGATAGAAACTTTGTTAGTTTTCATCCATTGGCTTACGCTTGGCAAACTTTTAAGTTCCAGAGCGGGCAAAAAGTCCTTTAATTTTGAAATTGGTTGGGTTCGAAGTAATTCGCAGTCACGTGGCAACCACATAGAGTTCGGATTGGATTGGTACCATCTTGCTACTGATCGCGCGTGGCTAGTTGCCTCACGCAAGTTAGATATCGCTTCTTTCGCAACATCAACCATCGTAGGACCGATCCATTTGACATAAGGTTCTGCACCTTTTGAAGGCCACCATCGAAGGCCATAAGCGATGGTGCCGTCTGGCTGCTCTTTCTCAACTTCACAATCTACGGGCAACCGAAATATCTCGTTGATCCTGCTAGGTGCGCATGCTAGCAGCGCAGCGGTAGATGCTATGATAATGTCGTTGGGCTCTTTCGCGATATGGAATGCCTTTGCAAGCGCTTCGATGGCTTCCTTAGATGGCAGCTTATCAAGCCTCTCCCTGTCACCTTCGGCGCCAATTCTATTTCTATCGTTGTTTCTATTTAGCGATTGTTTCCATTGGAACTTGACCGGCACCAATGAATGTTCATTAATGAACTTGGAAATCATTTCGAGTTGGCAAGCTTCTCGATAGGCGGTGCTGGTTTCGGATTTGTTTTTTATCAATGCTTGGGCAGAATTGAAAACAAAAGCATTTGCGTTTGTGATATCCGGGGCTTGCCCCTTATAGGCTTCGGTCAATGCTCGTTCCAACGCGCGCAGTGCTGCAAGACGATTTCCAAAGCCCTTTGTTGGTCGCATGGAATGCTGGTAACGCATGTATGATCGGGCGAAACTCAGGAACGGCTCCGCCATCAAAGGTGCATTTTTGTTCTTCTTGGAGGTGTCAAAGTTTGTCCATGCAAAAGCAAGGCGCCCATTACGCCCGCGTTTTTCAATTGCATCGCTTACATCCCATGCCCGGTCGTCCCATGCGAGATCTTTTCCGAATACACTTAGGTGATCGCGGCAGAGCGTCACAAAATCTTCCGCATTCTGGGCTGCATCAGTTTTATTCTTTGGCGTAAACTGTAGGATTTCAGCCATTATATTCACCGTGATGATCTTTCATGGCTTTACAGCGAGCGACCACATCGGCAACAGCCAGAATGGTATGATCATTGATCGAAGTCATTCGTGAGTCGTTTGTCTGTTTGGAGATGCGATCTCGTTCGGTTAGCAATGTTTCGAGAAGCTCTTCGTGAGGTGCATCGAGCCATGGCTGAAACTGGCGGCATGTATAGCATGCGATGGGCGCTAGAGCTCCACAGAAGCCATATTTGCCGCATGAGCCTACGTTGCCAATGCTTGGGTTTCCAATGCGACTGGAAGGGTCTTGGCCACGATCTGCGTCATTCTCGTTTATGATTATTTCACCCATGAACATTTGGGCGATGGGCCCCAGCTCCATTGCTGTGGCTTTGTCTATCCGTTCGGCCATTGCCGGGGTCGCCTCGACATAAACGCCAACATTTTGGGTATCAGAATGATCAAGGAGGTCGGCGATTATCAACTCGCCATGCCCTTCTTCAGCAGCGCGTGTTCCAACGGTTTTGCGAAAGCGACTAGTGTTAATTTTGATTAATTCACCAGTTCGTTCAGACGTTATTTCCAGAGAATTGCATACTTGGGTTATCCGCAATGCCAACTCATCAGCTGTTGCGTGATGCTGTAAGTTAGGTGGCATTGGATTGCCTTCATTAGGAAATACCGGAAGTTCAGGAGCAGGGATGCCGCTGCCTTCGATATGACTTGGTAGTTGGTTTGTCCATGCCTCCATTAGTTTGCCAATTTCCGGTATTAACGACCGGGTTTTGAAAAAAGCCCTTGAGTTGGACCTTCTTTGTTTTGCTCGCGGCATGTTTAACGTATATACAGTGGCACCATTCTCTGCCCTGAATACAGATAGATCCTTAATCTTAAGGCTTGCGAGTTGTTTGGGGCGCACGCCAAAGACTATTGTCAGCATCACGAGGAGAAATTCCTCGATAGATATACGCCCTTCAGCAAACGCTCCGTTGATATTTGCCGATATGGATTGGATTTCGATTTCGCTGAAAGGTCCCTTTTCGGGATCCATGGTTCTTACAGCATCTCCTTTTTTGTTTCCTTTTATACGAATGTCCGAAAATAGATTAATTACTTCATGGTCGATCGAGCGGAGACCAAGATTATTCCATTTCTCAAATAAAATTCTTAAAATACCTAAGTACCAATCTGTATTTTTATCTAAAGTGGACTTATATGAAATTACCATTTCAGGGCTTATCTTATCGATAAGTTCTATTTCTTTTTGAAAATACCTTATGAAATGTAAGTATCTATTATATAAGTTTGCAGCATGCGATACTGAATTTCTTTCAAGAAAAAATATTATAACATATTTAAATTCTAAAACTAGTTGTTTAGTGCAATAACAACTCAATTCAAAAAAACTAAAATATTTTTTTTGACTTAAATCGGAAATTTGCCATGTATCTTCGTGTGGATAAAATTCGAAACCTTCAAATGTACGAGAAGTTTCGGGAAGAATAAGTTTTTTATCTCTGATTTTTGGAAATTTATTCTTCATTTCTCAGCGCCTCAATGGCTTTCTTTTGAATTTCTCTTGAAATTTCGTTTGATTTTTCTCGAATATGCCGTTTAGTGTATGTCGACGCTGTCCCGGATCCCTGCTTCCATCCCATGAGATATTCTCTCATTTGCTCCTCACGATTCTGGCTAATCTCATCTCCCTGCTTTCGTCTTTGATCAATATACCGACTGAATTGGTCGTTCCAAGAGTGCCTCATGATGTGGCCAGACAGATCATCCGGAAGAGTTGGAACCTTTTCCCTGAGGGTTTCAATCATTTTGCTATACCCGGTTATTGAAAGCGGATTTCCGTGGTAAGGTCCCTGTTTGTGGGTAACAAGGAGGAACGAGTTTCTTTTTGCTTTTAATATGAGAGATCGATGTTTGACGATGTAATCGTAAACCATGTCAGCAACAGCTGGCTCGATTCTGAGTTTGCGATCTTTCGTTTTGGCATTTGGCTGGTCGGTTCTTGGATCGTCAGGGTCATCGGGACGACGACGAACCGTGACTTCATGGGCCTGGAAGTTGATGTCTTCGATCTTAAGGCCCAGAAGTTCGCCTCTTCGGATACCAAGGGTGTATAACAGAATGAATATCAACTGATTTCTTGTTGCCAAAGATTTGTCTGACCATGGATTGAAGCTGTCATTTGGGTTTAATACCTGAAGCAACAGTTCGATGTCTTTGGGGGCTAGTCCTTCACGGCTGGTTGCGGTCGCCTTTTTCCGGTTTTGGGGTATTCTCGAAGAAATAGCTTTATTCCAAAAATTTATAGCGATGTTTAAATTTACCACACCGTCACCCTTGACCGAAGTGTGGTTGTAGGATTTATGCATCAGCCATTCTACGTAATTACGAATTGACCGAATACGATTAGCGGCGGTGTCCCCCTGAACTTCTGGCTTTTTCTTTGGCGCCTTTGCTCTTGCTTGCTCAACTGAAACAATTCGAGCACAAGGTTTTTGTCTTGCCGTTGGGTTTCTGGATGATAGCGAAATATCGTGATGATTGTTGCGGCAAGCTCGCACGAGCGAGTCGATCTCATAAAGGTTCAAAGGTTCGTGACAATCTAGTCTATTCTCAATATCCAAGCCTTCATTTTGCGCCCATGTGTAAAGGTGCATTATTGCTCGAAGGTGCCGCTCGAGAGTTTTTGCTGCATGGTTGCCGGATCTGACCATTGTGCTGATGTAGAGCGTCGGAAAATATAAAGGCAGACCATCTTCCTTAAGCAGGATTGGGTATCGCTCGCCGTCATTGAAAGTAAGAATTTTGACTCGGTACATAACGATGTACTTTACAAAAATTTTTGATATCTGTTCATATATATTTGCAAAGTTGCGTAAAGTCAATTCTGTAAACTAAAAAAGGCGAGAAAACTTGACGTTTTCTCGCCTTGGTTTACAATTTAAATTGTGGTATTCCCTAGAACGGAATGTCGTCGTCCATCTCGTCGCGGAAATTGGGGTTCTGCGGGCCCGGTTTTGACTGGCGTCCGCCGTATGGATCGCCCTGAGGCTCGTTGGCGAAGCTGCGGCCCGGGCCGCCAAAATCGTTGTTCTGCTGGCCGCCAAAGCTCCCGCCGCCTTCGTTGCGGTTGTCGAGCATGGTCAGGGTCGAGTTGAACCCCTGCAACACGATCTCGGTGGAATAACGGTCCTGACCGTTCTGGTCCTGCCATTTGCGGGTCTGCAACTGGCCTTCCACATAGACCTTGGATCCCTTGCGCAGATAGTTCTCGGCAACCCGTGTGAGACCTTCATTAAAAATCACCACACGATGCCATTCGGTGCGCTCGCGGCGTTCGCCGCTGTTGCGATCCTTCCAGCTTTCGGATGTCGCGACCGAGAGGTTGACGATCTTCCGGCCGTCTTGCGTGGTGCGAATGTCAGGGTCTGCACCCAGATTGCCCACGAGGATGACTTTGTTCACGCTACCGGCCATTGGCTTGTCCTTTGTTTGCTTCTATCCGTCTGCCTTTGGGGCCGACGTTGAGTGGGCGCCAGCATAGGCAAGAATGCCGCACAGTTCCATACGGGATTGGTTCAATCCCCATGCTTTGGTTCATGCGCTGGTGGTTTGCCGCGTTGCTCGTTTTGATCTACAGTGTAGAACAAAGTGTGTACAAATGAAAGTCCCGGGGCTAAGATGGGCGAGCCGGAATCACCGGGGAAACTCGATTGCCTTTGTTTTTGTAACAGGATATTGGAAAGACGATCGGGCAGAAGCCGCCCCGTTGACTTCGCGTGATCCAACTCTTGCCAGACAGTCGTATGATGCCCAATGAGGCTTCATGAGCTAGCCTGTTTTGCCGATTGACCGAAAATCTGATTGATAGCGATATGGATAAGCCAGTTATTTCTTCGAACAAATACATTACGATTCGTGGCGCACGCGAGCATAATCTGAAGAATGTCGACGTCGATATTCCGCGCGACAAGCTGGTTGTCATGACAGGACTGTCCGGCTCTGGCAAAAGCTCCCTCGCGTTCGATACCATCTATGCAGAAGGTCAGCGCCGCTATGTCGAGTCGCTCTCGGCCTATGCCCGGCAGTTTCTGGAAATGATGCAAAAGCCGGACGTTGATCAGATCGACGGCCTGTCGCCCGCTATTTCCATCGAACAGAAAACCACCTCGCGCAACCCGCGCTCGACCGTGGGGACCGTGACCGAGATCTATGACTATCTGCGCCTGCTCTATGCGCGTGTCGGCATTCCCTACAGCCCGACAACGGGCCTGCCCATCGAAAGCCAGACGGTCAGCCAGATGGTCGATCGCGTCATGGACCTGCCAGAGAAGACGCGCTTTCTTCTGCTTGCGCCGCTTGTTCGCGGCCGCAAAGGGGAATTTCGCAAGGAATTGGCTGATCTGGTCAAGCGCGGCCTGACGCGCTTTCGCATCGATGGTCAGATGTATGATGATGGCGAGTTGCCGACGCTCGACAAGAAATTCAAGCATAATATCGAAGTGGTCGTGCACCGCATGGTCGTCAAGGAAGGCATCGAGAAACGCCTCGCCGACTCGCTTGAGCTTTCTCTGGAGCTGGCGGACGGACTTGCGATCATCGAGATGGTCGATGAGAAGAATGATCAGGGCGAGCCGAAGCAGATCACCTTTTCCGAGAAGTTCGCCTGCCCGGTGTCCGGCTTTACCATTCCCGAGATCGAGCCTCGGCTTTTCTCTTTCAACAACCCGTTCGGCGCTTGCCCGGTCTGTGACGGGCTTGGCAGTGAGTTGAAAATCAGTCCCGAGCTGGTGGTGCCCGACATGTCCTTGAGCCTCAAGGATGGCGCCATCGCGCCGTGGGCCAAGGGCACGTCTCCCTTTTACAAGCAGACGCTTGATGCCCTCGCCCGTCATTATGATTTTTCCCTCACTGTGCCGTGGGAACAGCTGTCCTTCAAAGCGCAGGAGGTGCTGCTCTATGGCACCGGCAAGGAAAAGGTGCAGTTTGTCTACGATGATGGTGCGCGTTCCTACAAGACACAGAAACCGTTCGAGGGGGTCATTCCCAATCTGGAACGCCGCTTCCGCGAGACCGAGAGCAATTGGGCGCGTGAAGAAATCAGCAAATATCAGTCGAGCCACCCCTGCTCTGCCTGTGATGGCCATCGCCTGAAACCGGAGGCGCTGGCGGTCAAGCTCGATGGCAAGCATATCTCGCAGATCGCCAGCCTTTCAATCCGCGACGCAGGCAAATGGGTGCATGACCTGCCGGCGACACTTACGGCCAAGCAGTTGGAGATTGCCGAGAGGATCCTGAAAGAGATCCGGGATCGTCTGGTCTTCCTCAATGATGTGGGGCTTGATTATCTGTCGCTTTCGCGCAACTCGGGCACCCTCTCCGGGGGTGAGAGCCAGCGAATCCGCCTCGCCTCGCAGATCGGTTCCGGCCTCACCGGCGTGCTTTATGTTCTTGATGAGCCATCCATCGGCCTCCATCAGCGCGACAACGCCCGTCTTCTCGAAACCCTCAAGCATCTGAGGGATCTTGGCAACACGGTGATTGTTGTTGAGCACGACGAGGATGCCGTGCTGACCGCCGATCATGTGATCGATGTGGGTCCCGGTGCCGGGGTGCACGGGGGACGGATTGTCAGCGAAGGCACACCGGAAGAAATCATGGCAGATCCGGCCTCGCTGACCGGTCAGTATCTCTCAGGCGTCAAGGTGATCGGGGTCGACAATGATCGCCGCAAGGGTAAGAAGGGCAAGGTCCTCAAGGTCGTCAATGCGCGGGGCAACAATCTCAAGAATGTCACTGCGTCCATTCCGCTTGGTACCTTCACTTGTGTGACCGGGGTGTCCGGGGGTGGCAAGTCGACCTTCCTCGTCGACACGCTCTACAAGGGCGCGGCCATGAAGCTCAACAAGGCTCGGGACATGCCCTCCCCGCATGACCGGATCGAAGGCCTTGAGCATGTCGACAAGATCATCGATATCGACCAGTCGCCCATCGGACGCACGCCGCGCTCCAACCCGGCGACCTATACCGGAGCGTTCACGCCCATTCGTGAATGGTTTGCCGGTCTGCCGGAAGCCAAGGCACGGGGCTATGCGCCGGGGCGCTTTTCCTTCAACGTCAAGGGTGGGCGATGCGAGGCCTGTCAGGGCGACGGCGTGATCAAGATCGAGATGCACTTCCTGCCCGATGTCTATGTTACTTGCGATGTCTGCAAGGGCCATCGCTACAATCGTGAAACGCTGGAAGTCGAATTCAAGGGCAAGTCGATCTCCGACGTTCTTGACATGACCGTCGATGAAGCTGCGGAGTTCTTCTCGGCTGTGCCGTCCGTTCGCGACAAGATGGTGACGCTGCAGCGGGTTGGGCTCGGCTATATCAAGGTCGGCCAACAGGCTACCACCCTCTCCGGCGGTGAGGCCCAGCGCGTCAAGCTGTCAAAGGAATTGTCAAAGCGCTCGACCGGTCGCACGCTCTATATACTTGATGAGCCAACAACGGGGCTGCATTTCCATGACGTGGCGAAATTGCTCGAAGTGCTGCACGAACTGGTCAACCAGGGCAACACGGTGATTGTCATCGAACACAACCTGGAAGTCATCAATACGGCCGACTGGATTCTCGATCTAGGCCCAGAAGGCGGTGATGGCGGTGGCCAGATCGTGGCCGAGGGCACGCCGGAGCATGTCATGACCGTCGAGCAGAGCTATACCGGCATTTTCCTCAAGGAGATGCTCGAGCGTCGCAAGACCAGATAGACCCTGGCGAGAGTAGGTTTCTACGCACTATTCCTTTTGAAATACCCGTTGGGCGACGGTGTCTGTTTGCGTATGGGCACTTATTGCTATGGATATATGCGTATTGGCGTGAGCGTTTTCGTTCCGGCTATACCTTTTTATCCGGTGCTAGGCATTAATTCGGGTTGTCAGCTTTGATCAGAGTCAATTCATGCGACTCATTTGCTGTGTTGCAATGCAGCAAATCGAAAAATACGAACAATGTTCCTTTATTGTTCCTACGTGTAAATACTCTTAAAAAGCAGGTTTCCAACCTTGACATCAGGTTTATACGTATTGATGCCTATGTTTTAACTGATTTGCTTAGCAAATCGTGTATTTTCGCAATTTCTCTAATTCATTGATACTAAACATTATAACTCATTCGGTATGACAATTTGTACAGGCTTGCCTGTTGTCTATTCGCTATTTGCATGAGTTGCAGGGCAGCTATGCATTATTTTGCGGTGCAACTGAAAATTTTTTGGGTTATACATTTATTCAACGAAGCGAGGCGAGTGTTTCTAGCGTCTAGCAACTAGATCTCGCAGAAGAACGAACTTGTACCACGACTGAGTTGAACACTTAACCAGAGGATAGAACATGATTGACAATGTTATTCATAG encodes the following:
- the uvrA gene encoding excinuclease ABC subunit UvrA codes for the protein MDKPVISSNKYITIRGAREHNLKNVDVDIPRDKLVVMTGLSGSGKSSLAFDTIYAEGQRRYVESLSAYARQFLEMMQKPDVDQIDGLSPAISIEQKTTSRNPRSTVGTVTEIYDYLRLLYARVGIPYSPTTGLPIESQTVSQMVDRVMDLPEKTRFLLLAPLVRGRKGEFRKELADLVKRGLTRFRIDGQMYDDGELPTLDKKFKHNIEVVVHRMVVKEGIEKRLADSLELSLELADGLAIIEMVDEKNDQGEPKQITFSEKFACPVSGFTIPEIEPRLFSFNNPFGACPVCDGLGSELKISPELVVPDMSLSLKDGAIAPWAKGTSPFYKQTLDALARHYDFSLTVPWEQLSFKAQEVLLYGTGKEKVQFVYDDGARSYKTQKPFEGVIPNLERRFRETESNWAREEISKYQSSHPCSACDGHRLKPEALAVKLDGKHISQIASLSIRDAGKWVHDLPATLTAKQLEIAERILKEIRDRLVFLNDVGLDYLSLSRNSGTLSGGESQRIRLASQIGSGLTGVLYVLDEPSIGLHQRDNARLLETLKHLRDLGNTVIVVEHDEDAVLTADHVIDVGPGAGVHGGRIVSEGTPEEIMADPASLTGQYLSGVKVIGVDNDRRKGKKGKVLKVVNARGNNLKNVTASIPLGTFTCVTGVSGGGKSTFLVDTLYKGAAMKLNKARDMPSPHDRIEGLEHVDKIIDIDQSPIGRTPRSNPATYTGAFTPIREWFAGLPEAKARGYAPGRFSFNVKGGRCEACQGDGVIKIEMHFLPDVYVTCDVCKGHRYNRETLEVEFKGKSISDVLDMTVDEAAEFFSAVPSVRDKMVTLQRVGLGYIKVGQQATTLSGGEAQRVKLSKELSKRSTGRTLYILDEPTTGLHFHDVAKLLEVLHELVNQGNTVIVIEHNLEVINTADWILDLGPEGGDGGGQIVAEGTPEHVMTVEQSYTGIFLKEMLERRKTR